The nucleotide sequence ATCCGCAGGTAGGGGGAGCGCCTTTAATgggcttctttttcttatcGCGGTTATTTGACGAGGATGGATTTTCTAAATGGCTTCTATCGGGCTTGACGAGGGATGACGATGTTTACGAAACGAATACAGCTGCTTCGATGCTGCAAACCTGCTACCAATGCTTTTCATGACGATGGACTTGGTtgctctctctttttcttttttctcttttttttctctttgatCTCTTCATTATCGAAATGCAAATTCGAGAATAACTCTCTGTTTTTGCGTGTGGATCTATCTCTTCCTATCGAATTTCCGGATAGGAAAGGCACAAAACTGTCCAAGGCGTctggcttcttttttttttctgggatTGGGAAAGTCGAGGTGATGCCTTGGCATGTAGACACCTCTGTTTTGGTGGCTCGTACAGAACGATATGCAGCTTTAGCGCTTCTCGCATTCTATGGGCATACCTGTCACATTTATCATGGAGGAGCGCTCTTGTCTTGCAAATTTGTCTGCCCTTTCTTGGCGATGGATATGCTTCTGAGCTTGATGTGGCATAATCGGACGGAAAGCGCTTCAGGGCTTGTCAAGTTGTCTTTGTTCAGGTATCTTGTTtctataaaaaaaagagacaaattGTCCATCGCTTTTGTCGTCTCCAGTCATACCATCCTCTCAACCATGCCCCGCAGCTCATGCCAGTTCAAGTGCCTTctgggccatggccatggcgccCTCGAAAGTCTTGTTACCTCCAATGAAGCCCGCAGCGTGGACAAACACGCAACCCGGGATACCGGTAATCTTGTCAAGCTCCTCGTCCCTAAAACCCCTCCAGGCCTCGGGCAGGGGCAGCCTGCTCTGGAACGAGTCCTTGGAGACGGGCACACATTGGATCCTCCACTTGGCGTCGGGCGTAGGCTTCTCCGGGTACAGGACATACACCACCTCACCCGCGCTGGGGTTCTCCTGCTCGAGGGTGTAAAGGTGGTCCTTCCACGGAACGGACTGGCCCTTGAAAACGAGGATGCGGCCCTTACCGGCAGGGTCGTGCTCGGCCCGGTGCGAGAAGGCGTCGGCGACAACAGAGCGGGCCGGCAGCCAGGAGCGTGTGTAGTAGTCCAAGTCGCGGTCGAACTCCTCACCGATTCGGGCGCTGGCGGCCTCAAAGCGCTGGTCCTCAGCCGCCTGGGCCTCGGCGGGGTCCTCCGGGATCGGGTCGTTCCAGTTCGGGTTCAGGCggccgacgacggcgccgagCGTGAAGCCGCCGTCCGAGAAGCGCTTCTGCAGCGGCTGGCCGTTGCTCGCCGTCGCCAGTACGGCCGGGTCGTAGGCTGAGATGCCGTTATCGTGGGCGTCGAGGGCCTCGACAAAGTTCTCGTACAGCTTGGCGTAGAGCATGTCGACGGTCGCCTCGTTATCACAGTCCGGATCGG is from Pyricularia oryzae 70-15 chromosome 2, whole genome shotgun sequence and encodes:
- a CDS encoding MYG1 protein; the protein is MFRRLAARQFRMAESAAKRLKTEGGSSEGPVTIGTHNGHFHADEALAVYMLRQHIPTYAGASLVRTRDPAALARCHTVVDVGGEYDASTLRFDHHQRTFSTTFPGRQTKLSSAGLVYMHFGKQIIARRLADPDCDNEATVDMLYAKLYENFVEALDAHDNGISAYDPAVLATASNGQPLQKRFSDGGFTLGAVVGRLNPNWNDPIPEDPAEAQAAEDQRFEAASARIGEEFDRDLDYYTRSWLPARSVVADAFSHRAEHDPAGKGRILVFKGQSVPWKDHLYTLEQENPSAGEVVYVLYPEKPTPDAKWRIQCVPVSKDSFQSRLPLPEAWRGFRDEELDKITGIPGCVFVHAAGFIGGNKTFEGAMAMAQKALELA